A DNA window from Arachis hypogaea cultivar Tifrunner chromosome 18, arahy.Tifrunner.gnm2.J5K5, whole genome shotgun sequence contains the following coding sequences:
- the LOC112771901 gene encoding inositol polyphosphate multikinase beta, translating into MFKIPEHQVAGHQAKDGILGPLIDDSGNFYKPLQNDERGSKEIAFYTSLSSDPRVPDNIRRYFPIFRGTKAINASDGSGLQPHLVLEDVVSSYQSPSVMDIKIGSRTWDPQASESYIEKCLKKDRESSSLTLGFRISGLKLVTSSKDASVWQPGRKFLQNLAANDAKLVLSRFVSSNVASNDNIHPDCSFASKVFGGPSGILEQLLELKKWFEVQTIFHFYSCSVLVVYERESLMKGSSSSGAVVKLVDFAHVADAKGAIDHNFLGGLCSLIKFISDVLEAPVENGICNNYCSKDEH; encoded by the coding sequence ATGTTTAAGATCCCAGAGCACCAAGTTGCTGGTCATCAAGCCAAAGATGGTATCCTTGGCCCCCTAATAGACGATTCTGGAAACTTCTATAAGCCTCTTCAAAATGATGAACGTGGTTCCAAAGAAATTGCATTTTATACCTCCCTGTCTTCTGATCCCAGGGTCCCTGACAACATTCGCAGATACTTCCCCATTTTTCGTGGTACTAAGGCTATCAATGCATCTGATGGCTCTGGCTTACAACCCCATCTTGTTTTGGAAGATGTTGTCTCCAGTTACCAGAGCCCATCTGTAATGGACATCAAAATTGGTTCTAGGACTTGGGATCCTCAAGCTTCTGAGTCCTACATTGAAAAGTGTTTAAAAAAGGATAGAGAATCCTCTAGTCTGACATTGGGTTTTAGAATATCAGGATTGAAGTTAGTGACCTCCTCCAAAGATGCATCGGTCTGGCAGCCGGGTAGGAAGTTTCTTCAAAACCTAGCTGCCAACGACGCCAAATTGGTATTGAGTAGGTTTGTTTCTTCCAACGTGGCTTCAAATGATAACATACACCCAGATTGTTCTTTTGCGTCCAAGGTTTTTGGTGGACCTTCTGGAATTTTGGAACAGCTACTGGAACTTAAGAAATGGTTTGAGGTTCAAACTATTTTTCATTTCTATTCTTGTTCTGTCCTCGTGGTATATGAAAGGGAATCTCTGATGAAAGGAAGTAGTAGTTCAGGTGCTGTTGTTAAACTTGTTGACTTTGCACATGTGGCGGATGCAAAAGGTGCCATTGATCACAACTTCTTGGGAGGGCTTTGTTCTTTAATTAAGTTCATTTCAGATGTATTGGAGGCACCTGTTGAAAACGGCATTTGTAACAATTACTGTTCTAAAGATGAACACTGA